A window of the Ostrea edulis chromosome 1, xbOstEdul1.1, whole genome shotgun sequence genome harbors these coding sequences:
- the LOC125648362 gene encoding uncharacterized protein LOC125648362, with protein MGKSKQKGGGKGKTESAVFKVAGIRKPKVKSVNTNLKKLNFKNKRKTEESNKVFKSVQETVAPNTKPAKEKPTSESSARKPVPDMEKATQQFAQL; from the exons ATGGGCAAAAGTAAACAGAAAGGGGGAGGCAAAGGGAAGACGGAATCTGCTGTATTCAAGGTTGCCGGCATTAGGAAACCCAAAGTCAAATCCGTCAACACTAATCTAAAGaag ttgaatttcaaaaacaaacgGAAAACCGAGGAATCTAACAAGGTTTTCAAGTCTGTACAAGAGACTGTCGCACCGAATACAAAGCCAGCCAAGGAAAAACCTACATCCGAG TCATCTGCCAGAAAGCCTGTACCAGACATGGAGAAAGCCACACAACAGTTTGCTCAACTGTAA